In Candidatus Rokuibacteriota bacterium, the genomic stretch ATCTGCTTGAGCCCGGCGCGATCCTTGGCCATGGCCACGGGATGAGGATACGCCTTGCCGAAGGTCGGATTGAAGGCCGCGTTGTTGACGTGGCAGGTCTGGCACGCGAGCCCATTGGTGCTGAGCTTTGTGTCTTTCCAAAGACGCTCGCCTTCTTTAAGGAGTTCGGCCCGCGGGGAGTCGGCCAGCTTCGTGCCCTTGGGGCGCGTGACAAGCTTGGGATCCACCTTCGCCCCTGCGGCACAGGGGTTCTTGGCGGCACAGGGATTCTTGGCGGCGCACGGGTTCTTGGCCTGGGCGATCTGCAACTGGGCACCCGGATCTACCGCTTGGGTCGCACCCGCGATGGCAAGAGATGCGGCGGCTGCCACGACCAGCATGCGATTCACAGCCTTCATCCAGTTCTCCTTTGTGCGCCGGAGGCCGGAGCCGCCCAATCGGGTCGGCCCCGGCCCCAGGTCACCGTCATGGCTACTTCTTCGCGTCCGGCATTTTCGCGGCGCAGGGATTCTTGGCGGCACACGGGTTCTTGGCCGCACAGGGGTTCTTGGCGGCACACGGGTTCTTCGCGGCGCAGGGATTCTTGGCGCCACACGGGTTCTTGGCGGCGCAGGGGTTGGCCGACTGGGTCGCGCCGGGTTTCTTCGCCGCGCAGGGGTTGCTCTGCTGAGCGGCGGCGGGCGCCGCGGCTGCCATGGCAAGCACCGCCGCCACCGAGAGGGTCACAAAGGTCTTTCGGATCATTTTCGTCTCACCTCCTTAACCAAGGGGTTCTGTGGTCTGTCTG encodes the following:
- a CDS encoding cytochrome C peroxidase, with translation MKAVNRMLVVAAAASLAIAGATQAVDPGAQLQIAQAKNPCAAKNPCAAKNPCAAGAKVDPKLVTRPKGTKLADSPRAELLKEGERLWKDTKLSTNGLACQTCHVNNAAFNPTFGKAYPHPVAMAKDRAGLKQINTDEMVQFCLIVPMLAKTLPWDSRELAALTAYTREVQKTFKPGAAATANPCAAKNPCAAKNPCAPKK